In Quercus robur chromosome 11, dhQueRobu3.1, whole genome shotgun sequence, the following proteins share a genomic window:
- the LOC126706745 gene encoding growth-regulating factor 1-like isoform X3, which translates to MSGRNRFPFSASQWQELEHQALIFKYMASGIPIPPDLLYTIKRSCLDSSLSSKFFPHQPHQHVGLGWNCLQMGLGRKIDPEPGRCRRTDGKKWRCSKEAFPDSKYCERHMHRGKNRSRKPVEVLKTTTTTSPSSTTTNPSTSTISSITKNHSAALTPTSHYPNPFSSLSSMSSSDTHHSHLHHSYYTNSNPPHHHFLYHNPTSSSRTPGIGLSPHDNNTTPLLLESSPYSQTNTDFRYIYGLKEEVDEHAFFSEPSGTMRSLSGPLSMDDPWQLTPLTMSTSSSKQRSCSGLQNQSDYSSYLQLQSLSDSTTKQSEEDQHFFVLGSDIKLMEKEQPQPQKTIHHFFDEWPPKERDSWVDQLDDKSSNSSSVSTTRLSISIPNSSHHDFPIFSSRTHNDG; encoded by the exons ATGAGTGGAAGAAACAGGTTTCCCTTCTCTGCATCTCAATGGCAAGAGCTTGAACACCAAGCTCTAATCTTCAAGTACATGGCTTCAGGCATCCCTATCCCACCTGATCTCCTCTATACTATCAAAAGAAGCTGccttgattcttctctctcttcaaagTTCTTCCCTCACCAACCTCATCAACATG TTGGACTTGGATGGAATTGTTTGCAGATGGGTTTGGGGAGGAAGATAGACCCAGAGCCAGGCAGATGCAGAAGAACAGATGGTAAAAAATGGAGGTGCTCAAAAGAGGCATTTCCGGATTCAAAGTACTGTGAGAGACACATGCACAGAGGGAAAAACCGTTCAAGAAAGCCTGTGGAAGTtttgaaaacaacaacaacaacatcaccatcatcaacaacaacaaacccaTCAACTTCAACAATCTCATCAATCACCAAGAACCACTCCGCTGCACTAACCCCAACCTCTCATTATCCTAATCCTTTTTCTTCACTCTCTTCAATGTCATCCTCAGATACCCATCACAGCCACCTTCACCATTCTTACTACACTAACAGTAACCCTCCTCACCATCACTTCCTTTATCATAATCCCACATCTTCTTCAAGGACTCCAGGTATTGGCTTGTCACCTCATGACAACAATACCACCCCATTGCTTTTGGAGTCTAGCCCTTACTCCCAGACGAACACAGATTtcag GTATATTTATGGGCTGAAAGAGGAGGTGGATGAGCATGCTTTCTTCTCAGAGCCATCTGGGACTATGAGAAGCTTATCCGGTCCATTATCCATGGATGACCCATGGCAACTCACACCACTGACAATGAGCACATCTTCTTCAAAACAAAGGAGCTGCTCTGGTTTACAAAACCAGAGTGACTACTCTTCTTACTTGCAGCTTCAAAGCCTCAGTGATTCCACCACAAAACAATCAGAAGAAGACCAGCATTTCTTTGTTCTGGGTAGTGatatcaaattaatggagaaAGAACAACCCCAACCCCAGAAGACCATTCACCATTTCTTTGATGAATGGCCCCCTAAAGAGAGAGATTCATGGGTTGATCAGTTGGATGATAAATCATCAAATAGCTCATCAGTTTCAACAACCCGCCTATCCATTTCCATTCCTAACTCCTCTCATCATGATTTCCCCATCTTCAGTTCCAGAACCCATAATG ATGGTTGA
- the LOC126706994 gene encoding uncharacterized protein LOC126706994, whose amino-acid sequence MRVDGLLRQRSIIQGALQVPDLILPPVAPQPPSDLGLKVNPDLKKKRPVETLEEGEVDPRPSKQPKTTREQKDKRAPFVESREDGDRAEVRVNPRTWSLKLKVDEVAIPYTASVREYNRDRAGYIAEALEQLITQQVFVAEEYCRNNRKLAEAEEQFELSEKLKEAEKNRRSAEAGLKNAESQAEDQRQKLFVTETNLATEKQNMLDLKAALQKAKEEARLAKEEAQLVREAAEAEKKASYQLGAEETEARLFEELLEVCMDYCSISWAHALNAAGVPADSALRLPEKVFFPPEIREVPDEATEPATVVPDAIPLVDTTGGSGQVAIQVEDAVIEKKKDQSKGKNTSSKAKDPAKESFIEDLGADSQVKDVPPSQPEQKENPPAEA is encoded by the exons ATGAGAGTTGATGGCCTCCTGAGGCAAAGGTCAATCATCCAAGGTGCCCTCCAAGTCCCAGACCTTATTCTTCCTCCCGTTGCCCCTCAACCCCCTTCCGATCTTGGCCTAAAAgttaatccggacctgaagaagaagaggccggttgaAACCCttgaggaaggcgaggtggACCCCCGCCCAAGTAAACAGCCAAAAACAACCCGGGAGCAGAAGGATAAAAGGGCTCCATTTGTAGAGAGTCGGGAAGATGGGGACCGGGCTGAAGTGCGTGTTAATCCGCGCACTTGGAGCTTGAAACTCAAGGTAGACGAGGTCGCCATTCCATATACCGCCTCGGTCCGAGAGTACAATAGGGACCGAGCTGGATATATTGCTGAGGCCCTAGAGCAGCTC attactcagcaagtGTTCGTGGCCGAGGAGTATTGCCGCAACAACCGCAAGTTGGCTGAAGCTGAG GAGCAATTCGAGTTGTCTGAGAAGCTCAAAGAAGCTGAGAAAAATCGCCGGAGCGCCGAGGCTGGCTTGAAGAATGCTGAGAGTCAAGCCGAGGACCAGCGCCAAAAACTGTTCGTGACTGAGACCAACCTTGCCACTGAAAAGCAAAACATGTTGGATCTTAAGGCCGCATTACAGAAAGCCAAGGAGGAGGCCCGACTGGCCAAGGAAGAGGCTCAGTTAGTCAGGGAAGCAGCTGAGGCTGAGAAGAAGGCTTCTTATCAGTTAGGGGCGGAGGAGACCGAGGCCAGGCTTTTCGAGGAGTTGCTAGAGGTATGCATGGATTACTGCAGCATTTCGTGGGCTCATGCTCTCAATGCTGCAGGGGTCCCTGCAGACTCGGCCTTGAGGTTGCCTGAGAAGGTCTTTTTTCCTCCTGAGATCCGAGAGGTCCCTGATGAAGCAACTGAGCCAGCTACGGTTGTTCCTGATGCCATCCCCTTAGTCGATACTACTGGGGGATCTGGTCAAGTAGCCATCCAGGTCGAGGACGCGgtaatagagaagaaaaaggaccAGAGCAAGGGCAAAAATACCTCCTCGAAGGCCAAGGATCCTGCTAAGGAGTCATTCATCGAGGATCTTGGGGCAGATTCCCAAGTTAAGGACGTTCCCCCTTCTCAGCCAGAGCAAAAAGAGAATCCTCCTGCCGAGGCTTAG
- the LOC126706745 gene encoding growth-regulating factor 1-like isoform X2, protein MSGRNRFPFSASQWQELEHQALIFKYMASGIPIPPDLLYTIKRSCLDSSLSSKFFPHQPHQHVGLGWNCLQMGLGRKIDPEPGRCRRTDGKKWRCSKEAFPDSKYCERHMHRGKNRSRKPVEVLKTTTTTSPSSTTTNPSTSTISSITKNHSAALTPTSHYPNPFSSLSSMSSSDTHHSHLHHSYYTNSNPPHHHFLYHNPTSSSRTPGIGLSPHDNNTTPLLLESSPYSQTNTDFRNRYIYGLKEEVDEHAFFSEPSGTMRSLSGPLSMDDPWQLTPLTMSTSSSKQRSCSGLQNQSDYSSYLQLQSLSDSTTKQSEEDQHFFVLGSDIKLMEKEQPQPQKTIHHFFDEWPPKERDSWVDQLDDKSSNSSSVSTTRLSISIPNSSHHDFPIFSSRTHNDG, encoded by the exons ATGAGTGGAAGAAACAGGTTTCCCTTCTCTGCATCTCAATGGCAAGAGCTTGAACACCAAGCTCTAATCTTCAAGTACATGGCTTCAGGCATCCCTATCCCACCTGATCTCCTCTATACTATCAAAAGAAGCTGccttgattcttctctctcttcaaagTTCTTCCCTCACCAACCTCATCAACATG TTGGACTTGGATGGAATTGTTTGCAGATGGGTTTGGGGAGGAAGATAGACCCAGAGCCAGGCAGATGCAGAAGAACAGATGGTAAAAAATGGAGGTGCTCAAAAGAGGCATTTCCGGATTCAAAGTACTGTGAGAGACACATGCACAGAGGGAAAAACCGTTCAAGAAAGCCTGTGGAAGTtttgaaaacaacaacaacaacatcaccatcatcaacaacaacaaacccaTCAACTTCAACAATCTCATCAATCACCAAGAACCACTCCGCTGCACTAACCCCAACCTCTCATTATCCTAATCCTTTTTCTTCACTCTCTTCAATGTCATCCTCAGATACCCATCACAGCCACCTTCACCATTCTTACTACACTAACAGTAACCCTCCTCACCATCACTTCCTTTATCATAATCCCACATCTTCTTCAAGGACTCCAGGTATTGGCTTGTCACCTCATGACAACAATACCACCCCATTGCTTTTGGAGTCTAGCCCTTACTCCCAGACGAACACAGATTtcag AAACAGGTATATTTATGGGCTGAAAGAGGAGGTGGATGAGCATGCTTTCTTCTCAGAGCCATCTGGGACTATGAGAAGCTTATCCGGTCCATTATCCATGGATGACCCATGGCAACTCACACCACTGACAATGAGCACATCTTCTTCAAAACAAAGGAGCTGCTCTGGTTTACAAAACCAGAGTGACTACTCTTCTTACTTGCAGCTTCAAAGCCTCAGTGATTCCACCACAAAACAATCAGAAGAAGACCAGCATTTCTTTGTTCTGGGTAGTGatatcaaattaatggagaaAGAACAACCCCAACCCCAGAAGACCATTCACCATTTCTTTGATGAATGGCCCCCTAAAGAGAGAGATTCATGGGTTGATCAGTTGGATGATAAATCATCAAATAGCTCATCAGTTTCAACAACCCGCCTATCCATTTCCATTCCTAACTCCTCTCATCATGATTTCCCCATCTTCAGTTCCAGAACCCATAATG ATGGTTGA
- the LOC126706993 gene encoding uncharacterized protein LOC126706993 — translation MAKAVGSKRSARHIGGQSELQKKKKTVSQDGKDTWIDEARIILIQDRLKFKHRFVAPRRNKSGGLVMYWKEEFDLTIETFSKNHINATICKNKEGKWRFIGFYGEPDTQLRHEDWARLRNLKTRSQAPWLCVGDFNEVTKQSKKLSGRVRPHVQMQAFRDILDECGFMDLGFVGSKFTWHKHFDNFTIWERLDRVVATNEWFSLFSDTQVHHLDVTSSDHKPLLITLDGMECKQQRPFQFEQMWMSELGCGETIEAIWQKSCTDPIEKKKFLPHLVSEQQSAFVKDKLIPDNIMVAFETLHYMRNHSSGETGYMALKLDMSKAYDKVEWQYMEKLMKKMGFGDTWINLMMQCISKAT, via the exons ATGGCAAAGGCAGTGGGGTCAAAAAGGAGTGCTCGACATATTGGGGGTCAATCCGAGTtacagaagaaaaagaaaactgttTCTCAGGATGGCAAAG ACACATGGATAGATGAAGCTAGGATAATTTTAATTCAAGACCGTTTGAAGTTTAAACACAGGTTTGTGGCACCTAGGAGAAATAAGTCAGGGGGTTTGGTGATGTATTGGAAGGAAGAGTTCGACTTAACAATTGAGACCTTTTCAAAAAACCATATCAATGCCACAATTTGTAAAAACAAGGAAGGCAAGTGGAGATTCATAGGCTTCTATGGAGAACCAGACACCCAACTCAGACATGAAGATTGGGCACGGTTAAGAAATTTGAAAACTCGAAGTCAAGCGCCATGGTTATGTgtgggtgattttaatgaagtCACAAAGCAATCGAAAAAATTGAGTGGAAGAGTTCGACCTCATGTACAGATGCAAGCTTTTAGAGACATCTTGGATGAATGCGGATTTATGGATCTTGGTTTTGTGGGATCAAAGTTTACTTGGCATAAGCACTTTGACAATTTCACAATATGGGAAAGGTTGGATAGGGTGGTGGCAACCAATGAGTGGTTCTCTTTGTTTTCGGATACACAAGTTCACCATTTAGATGTTACTAGCTCGGATCATAAACCACTTTTGATTACTTTGGATGGGATGGAATGCAAGCAACAAAGGCCATTTCAGTTTGAGCAGATGTGGATGAGCGAATTGGGATGTGGGGAAACAATTGAAGCTATTTGGCAGAAGTCTTGTACAGACCCA attgaaaaaaaaaaatttctacccCATTTAGTTTCGGAACAACAAAGTGCTTTTGTGAAAGATAAGTTGATCCCTGATAATATTATGGTGGCCTTTGAAACCCTCCACTACATGAGAAATCACAGTTCGGGTGAGACGGGGTATATGGCACTTAAACTAGACATGAGCAAGGCGTATGATAAGGTGGAGTGGCAATATATGGAGAAACTGATGAAGAAAATGGGTTTTGGTGACACATGGATAAATCTGATGATGCAATGTATCTCCAAAGCAACTTAA
- the LOC126706745 gene encoding growth-regulating factor 1-like isoform X1 — MSGRNRFPFSASQWQELEHQALIFKYMASGIPIPPDLLYTIKRSCLDSSLSSKFFPHQPHQHVGLGWNCLQMGLGRKIDPEPGRCRRTDGKKWRCSKEAFPDSKYCERHMHRGKNRSRKPVEVLKTTTTTSPSSTTTNPSTSTISSITKNHSAALTPTSHYPNPFSSLSSMSSSDTHHSHLHHSYYTNSNPPHHHFLYHNPTSSSRTPGIGLSPHDNNTTPLLLESSPYSQTNTDFRRNRYIYGLKEEVDEHAFFSEPSGTMRSLSGPLSMDDPWQLTPLTMSTSSSKQRSCSGLQNQSDYSSYLQLQSLSDSTTKQSEEDQHFFVLGSDIKLMEKEQPQPQKTIHHFFDEWPPKERDSWVDQLDDKSSNSSSVSTTRLSISIPNSSHHDFPIFSSRTHNDG; from the exons ATGAGTGGAAGAAACAGGTTTCCCTTCTCTGCATCTCAATGGCAAGAGCTTGAACACCAAGCTCTAATCTTCAAGTACATGGCTTCAGGCATCCCTATCCCACCTGATCTCCTCTATACTATCAAAAGAAGCTGccttgattcttctctctcttcaaagTTCTTCCCTCACCAACCTCATCAACATG TTGGACTTGGATGGAATTGTTTGCAGATGGGTTTGGGGAGGAAGATAGACCCAGAGCCAGGCAGATGCAGAAGAACAGATGGTAAAAAATGGAGGTGCTCAAAAGAGGCATTTCCGGATTCAAAGTACTGTGAGAGACACATGCACAGAGGGAAAAACCGTTCAAGAAAGCCTGTGGAAGTtttgaaaacaacaacaacaacatcaccatcatcaacaacaacaaacccaTCAACTTCAACAATCTCATCAATCACCAAGAACCACTCCGCTGCACTAACCCCAACCTCTCATTATCCTAATCCTTTTTCTTCACTCTCTTCAATGTCATCCTCAGATACCCATCACAGCCACCTTCACCATTCTTACTACACTAACAGTAACCCTCCTCACCATCACTTCCTTTATCATAATCCCACATCTTCTTCAAGGACTCCAGGTATTGGCTTGTCACCTCATGACAACAATACCACCCCATTGCTTTTGGAGTCTAGCCCTTACTCCCAGACGAACACAGATTtcag AAGAAACAGGTATATTTATGGGCTGAAAGAGGAGGTGGATGAGCATGCTTTCTTCTCAGAGCCATCTGGGACTATGAGAAGCTTATCCGGTCCATTATCCATGGATGACCCATGGCAACTCACACCACTGACAATGAGCACATCTTCTTCAAAACAAAGGAGCTGCTCTGGTTTACAAAACCAGAGTGACTACTCTTCTTACTTGCAGCTTCAAAGCCTCAGTGATTCCACCACAAAACAATCAGAAGAAGACCAGCATTTCTTTGTTCTGGGTAGTGatatcaaattaatggagaaAGAACAACCCCAACCCCAGAAGACCATTCACCATTTCTTTGATGAATGGCCCCCTAAAGAGAGAGATTCATGGGTTGATCAGTTGGATGATAAATCATCAAATAGCTCATCAGTTTCAACAACCCGCCTATCCATTTCCATTCCTAACTCCTCTCATCATGATTTCCCCATCTTCAGTTCCAGAACCCATAATG ATGGTTGA